In the Pirellulales bacterium genome, one interval contains:
- the folD gene encoding bifunctional methylenetetrahydrofolate dehydrogenase/methenyltetrahydrofolate cyclohydrolase FolD: MTAVLLNGKELSREIQAEISDEVVDFLQNNATTPCLAAVLVGDDPASEVYVRNKRKACERTGIESQLHKLPADTTTDDLLKLVARLNKDADVHGILVQLPLPKQIDETRILTAVHPLKDVDAFHPENVGRIVQGRPRYLPCTPHGVVEMLKRYKIETSGKHVVVVGRSDIVGKPIANMLLQRGADATVTVCHSRTRDLPSITRQADILIVAIGKARFVTADMVKPGAVVVDVGINRTESGIVGDVDFGPVSEVAGWITPVPGGVGLLTVTMLLANTLAAARNLQA, from the coding sequence GTGACGGCAGTTCTGTTGAATGGCAAGGAGTTGTCGCGCGAGATTCAGGCCGAAATCTCGGACGAAGTCGTCGATTTTCTCCAGAACAACGCCACCACCCCCTGTCTGGCCGCCGTGCTCGTGGGAGACGACCCTGCCAGCGAGGTCTACGTGCGCAACAAGCGCAAGGCCTGCGAGCGCACGGGCATCGAAAGCCAACTCCACAAGCTGCCCGCCGACACGACGACCGACGACTTGCTGAAGCTCGTTGCCCGGCTCAACAAGGACGCCGACGTGCATGGCATTCTCGTGCAGCTTCCGCTGCCGAAGCAGATCGATGAGACGCGCATCCTGACGGCCGTCCATCCGCTGAAAGACGTCGATGCGTTCCATCCCGAGAACGTGGGACGCATCGTGCAAGGTCGTCCGCGCTACCTGCCCTGCACGCCGCACGGCGTGGTCGAGATGCTCAAGCGCTACAAGATCGAAACCTCCGGCAAGCACGTGGTGGTGGTCGGGCGGAGCGATATCGTGGGCAAGCCCATCGCCAACATGCTCCTGCAGCGCGGCGCCGATGCCACCGTGACGGTCTGCCATAGTCGCACGCGCGACCTGCCGTCGATCACCCGGCAGGCCGACATCCTGATCGTGGCCATCGGCAAGGCCCGTTTCGTCACGGCCGACATGGTGAAGCCGGGGGCCGTCGTCGTCGACGTGGGCATCAACCGCACCGAGAGTGGCATCGTCGGCGACGTCGATTTCGGCCCGGTGAGCGAGGTGGCCGGCTGGATCACGCCGGTCCCCGGCGGCGTGGGCCTGCTGACCGTCACCATGCTGCTGGCCAACACGCTGGCCGCCGCGCGGAACCTGCAAGCGTGA